The stretch of DNA GGACTCAGGCCGGGCCCCGTCGTGGGCCGGGCCTACAAGTTCCTGCTGGAGGAAAGAATGGAGCACGGCCCGCTCGATCCGGCCGTCGCCGAGGCCAGGCTGCGTCAGTGGTGGGCAGCGCAGCCTGAAGCAGCTTCACCGGCGGGAATGTCTGAGACAGGCACGTCACACGGGGCCGCCACCGTGGCCGCCGGCGTCGAACCTTCCACCACCGAGGAGTCCTAAGTGATTGCACCTTCCAACGGTCCCCGTCCGCAGCTCTGGATCCTGCGGCATGGCGAGACTGAATGGTCCAAGAGCGGGCAGTACACCGGCCTCACCGATCTTCCCCTCACGGTGGAGGGCGAGCAGCAGGCCGTGGAGGCACGCAAGGTGCTGGAAACCGTCGATTTTGACCTCGTGCTGAGCTCTCCCCTCCGCCGGGCGCGGCGGACGGCGGAACTGGCCGGCTATCCCGACGCCCAGCTCGAACCGCTCGCGGTGGAATGGGACTACGGCGACTATGAGGGCATCAGCTCGGACCTGATCCGCAAGGACAATCCGGATTACCTGATCTGGACCCATGGCGTACCAAACGGCGAATCCCTCGACGACGTTGCCGCGCGGGCAGACAAGATTGTGGCCCGGGTGCTCGAATCCGGCCTCGACAACATCCTGATCGTGGCGCACGGCCACTTCTCCCGGATCCTGACCGCCCGGTGGCTCGGACTCGATCCCCACGAGGGCCGCCACTTCATCCTCGGGACCGCGAAAGTCTGCACGCTGGGCTGGGACAAGAAGACGCCTGCGATCGTCCGCTGGGGCCTGTAAACACCACCCGGCCGGGCTTCCTCCGCCGGCAGCCCCGGCCTCACCGGTAAGCTCGAGACCATGCAGGAGACAAAGCCGGCGGAGCACCGCAAACGGGCCCGACTGGTCATTCCGAGCCGCAGCGATCTGTTGCTAAGGAACTTCACCGAACTCATCGGCGGGCCGATGGGCCACCGCTCGGCACCTGGCATCGTCTCGCCGGGCTTCTTCACCGTTGAACGGGTCCTCATCCTGCTCACCATCCTGGCTGCGCTGCTCGGGGTCCTGATCAAGAACTATTGCCGGAGCAACGGCTGGGAATCTCCCGGCCAGTTTTACGCGACGTGCTACTCGGACTTCCCGGAGCTGTTCAGGAACCGGGGACTCGGCGACGGCGTCTTCCCCTTCGTTACGCACGGAAGCTTCTTCGAATACCCCGTCCTGATGGGGTTCATCGCGGGCGCCACCGCACTGCTGGTGCCCGGCGACGGCGCCAGCGCCCCCCGCGTCCTGGCCTACTTTGACATCAATGCCACCCTGATCGCTGCCGTCTGGATCGTCACGGTGGTGGCGACGGCCCGGATGACCCGCCGGCGCCCCTGGGACGCGGCCATGGTGGCGCTGGCCCCCGGCATTGTCCTGGCAGGAACCATTAATTGGGACATGTGGGCCGTCGGGCTGCTTGCCGTCGGCATGTACTTCTTTTCCCGGAACAAACTGGTCCTTGCAGGCATCTTTATCGGCCTGGGGACGGCAACCAAGCTCTACCCGCTGCTGATCCTGGGCGCCATCCTGCTGCTGGCCCTGCGCACCGGCCGCATCCGGGCCCTCGTGGTCACCGCCGGTGCCGCCGTGGTTGCGTGGCTTGCCGTCAACCTCCCCGTTGCCGCGCTCAACCCCGAGGGCTGGAAGTACTTCTACCAGTTCACCGAGGAGCGCCCGGCCGGCTACAGCTCAGCCTGGTTCGCCTACAACCTGGTGGCAGGGCGGCTCGGCTGGACACCGCTGGAGTCCGAAGCCATCAACGCCCTGGCCCTGGACCTGTTCCTCCTGGCCTGCGTCCTGATCGCGGTGCTGGCCCTCACGGCTGCCCGGCGGCCCAGGATCGCGCAGCTGGCCTTCCTGATCGTTGCCGCGTTCATCCTTACCAACAAGGTGTACTCCCCCCAGTTCGTCCTGTGGCTCATTCCGCTGCTTGCCCTCGCCCGGCCCAGATGGCGGGATTTCCTGATCTGGCAGGCCATTGAAGGCCTGCACTGGGCTGCCGTCTGGATGTATCTGGGACAGGTGACCAGCGGCGGCGTCGCCCAGCACAACATCGACATGCCCTACTACGTCCTGGCCGTCGTCTGCCACATGATCGCTATCGGCTACCTCATGGCGCGGGTGGCCTGGGACATCTGGGAGCCGGAGTACGACGTCATCCGCCGCCACGACCTGGACGATCCTCACGGGGGACCGTTCGACCGCGCCCCGGACTGGTTGCGGCTGGACCTCCTGCGGCCGTCGGCGTCGCTGCTGCCCTGGCGGAAGGCCGCGGCCGATGCCTGACGTCGCCGTCGTCGGCTCCGGTCCCAACGGACTGGCCGCGGCCGTGACGATGGCGCGGGCCGGACTCAAGGTGCATGTCTACGAGGCAGCCCCTACACCGGGCGGCGGTCTGCGCACCGCGGAGCTGATGGAGCCGGGGCACTTCCATGACGTATGCTCCGCCGTGCATCCGATGGCTCTGGCGTCGCCCTTTTTCCGGCAGTTCGAACTGTCGCGGCGCATCTCTCTCACCGTGCCGGAGATCTCCTATGGCTCTCCCCTGGTCGGCGGCCGGGCGGCCCTGGCCTACCGCTCGCTTGAGCGGACGGCGGCCGGGCTGGGGCGCGACGGCGGCGCGTACCACCGGCTGATGGCCCCGCTGGTGCGGCGTGTGGAAGGCATCACGGAACTGACCCTGAACCAGTTGCTGCGGGTGCCGCGGGATCCCGTGGCGGCGGCGGTGTTCGGCCTCCGGACGCTGGAACAAGGCACAAGGCTCTGGGATGCGAGGTTCCGGGAGGACCTGGCCCCGGCCTTGCTGACCGGGGCCGCCGCACATGCCGTCGCGCCGCTGCCGGGACTCGCTCCCGCCGGCGCCGGCCTCATGCTGGGGACACTTGCCCACGTAGGCGGCTGGCCGATCCCGCAGGGCGGATCGGCGGCGATAGCCCGGGCCATGGTGGCGGACATCGAAGCGCACGGCGGCGTCGTCGAGACGGGGGCCCGGATCGGCTCCCTGGCCGAATTGCCGCCGGTCCGCGCCACCCTGCTGGACGTGGCCCCACCTGCTCTGCTCCGGCTGGCGGGCGGCAGGTTCCCGGGCCGCTACCGACGGGCGCTTGAAGCGTTCCGGTTCGGAAATGCGGCCTGCAAGGTCGATTTCATTCTCTCCGGTCCGGTGCCATGGTCCGCGCCCGGACTGGCCGACGCCGGAACCGTCCACGTGGGCGGAACGAGGGAAGAAATGGCCGAGGCGGAGAACCTCGTGGCCGCCGGCCGCCACCCGGAGCGGCCCTATGTCCTGGTCTCCCAGCCCTCCCGTTTCGACGCCGGACGCGCCCCGGACGGCCGGCACATCCTTTGGAGCTACTGCCACGTCCCGGCCGGGTCCGGCGTGGACATGGCCGAGGCGGTCATGGCGCAACTGGAGCGCTTCGCCCCGGGATTCCGGGACGTCGTGATCCAGCACCGGACGACGACGGCGGCCGGGCTGGCGGAGTACAACGAAAACTACGTGGGCGGCGACTTCGGTGCCGGCCTGATGGACATCCGGGGCCTGCTGCGGCGGCCCGTGCTGAGCCCGGTGCCGTGGCGGACTCCGCTGCCAGGGGTATACCTGTGCTCCTCCTCGACACCGCCGGGGCCCGGGGTGACCGGCATGCCCGGCTTCCACGCGGCGAAATATGCCCTTGCGGACATATTCAAGCTTCCCGTTCCGGAGCTGGCGCCCTAGCCCTTCGAGGTCAGGACGCAGCCGGACTCAGCATCCGGACGGCGGACAAGCGTCCGTCCCGCATGCTTGCGACCGCGTCCGTCAGCGGGACAAACTCCGTGTCATGCGTGACCATCACCGTCGCGACCTGGAATTCGTCGGTGACCTGGCGCAGCAAACGCACCACCGCTTCACTGCGTTCGTGGTCCAGGGCCGCCGTCGGCTCGTCCACCAACAGCACCGCGGGACTTCCCATCAGCGCCCGGGCAATGTTGACGCGCTGGCGCTGGCCGCCGGAGAGCTGATGCGGCCGCTTGTCCAGGGCCGGCCCGAGGCCCACCAGTTCGAGTAAATCGGCGGCGCGCCTGGCTGCCTTCCGGGCCGGCTTGCGGCGCAGGTGGTCGCCGATCACGAGCTGTTCGACGGCGGTCAGGGAGGGCAGCAGGTTGGGCTGTTGGAAGATGACGCCGATCTTGTCCCGGCGGAGCGAGGTGCGGTCGGCGTCCGAGAGAGCCCCGGCGTCCCTTCCATCGATGACGAGCAGCCCCGCGGTGGGCCTGATCAGGGTGGCGGCTACTGCCAGCAAAGAGGACTTTCCGGAGCCCGAGGGACCCACGAGGGACAGGAACACCCCCGGATCGAGTTTGAGGCTGATCCCATCGAGGGCCTTGAGGGTGCCATCCCCGTCCGGGTATTCGAGCGTGACGTTGACGAGGTTGAGAGCGGTGTTCATTAAGTATGCCTTTCGCAGAATGTTTCAGGGAAGAGCCGGCGGGCGCTAGTTGCCGCCCAGGGCCAGGAGCGGATCGACCCGGGTGATATTCCGGACCGCCAGCGCTGCCCCGGCCAGACCCAGCAGCACGATGCCCGTGATCGGCACAAGCGTGGTCTGCGGGGTAATGAGGAAGGGTGCTGCTTGAGCGGCCAGGAAACCGCCCAGCACACCCATCCCGCCGCCCGCCGCGGCACCGGCGACCAGGACGATCACGGCCTGGACCATGGCGTCCTTGAGGACATAGCCGGAGGAGCCGCCGAGGGCCTTCAGCACCGCGATGTCACGGGTTCGCTGGACCGTCCAGACCGTCAGGAACGCGACGATCACGAGCGCCGAGATCCCGTAGAGGAACGCCTGCATGAGCAACAGGGAGCCGTTCTCGCTCCGGTAGGATCCCAGGGCCTGGAAAGATCCCTCCCGGCTGGCGCTCACCGTACCGGCCGCAGCGTTGGCGGCGTCGGCGTCGGCCGTTGCCCCGGCGTCGTAGGTGACGGCGATAACCGTCGCGGCGGCTTCGCTGCCCGTGATGTGGGCGAGCTTCCGCCACTCGCCCAGCGAGGTCCAGACCACTCCGGTGTGGGAATACCACTGGTCCGGAACCACGGCGGACACGGTCAGTTCGGAGCCGCCGACGGTGGCGCGGCTGCCGGCCCGGAGGTCCAGTTCCTTGGCCACGCCTTCGCCGACCACGACGGTTCCCTCGGCGACCGGTGCGGGGGCGATTCCGCGGGGAGCTGTTTCTTCGGGGCCGAATGGTTCTTCGGTGCCGAAAACGGCAACGTTTGCGGTGCCTGCCGGGACACCACCGGCGCCGATTGCCTGGAAACGGCTCTGGGTGATTCCCAGCAGCTCGGCGCTTGCGACGTCCCCACGTCCTGCCCAGTCCGCGAGCTGCCGTCGGGTGACCTCGGATTCGGTGAACGATGCCTTGGGGCTGCTCCCGGCCGGGGCGCCGAAAACTATCTGGTCAACGGGGAGGGCGGCGATGGCCGACGTCGACTGGTTGCCCAGGCCGGCGGTGAGGCCGGAGAGCAGAACGAGCAGCAGGGTGATGAGCGCGACCACCCCGCCCATCAGGGCGAATCGACCTTTTGCGAAGCGGATATCGCGGATTGCAAGAAACATGATTGTCCTTTTCGGGGGATTGTGTCCGTGTTTCCACTCTCCCGCGGCGCTGCGCCGCTGCCATCGGGCGGGCGGTTGGTCCCCGGGAACGCGATGGATGATCCGGCTGTCAACCAATAGGTTGATAGCCGCGGCGCCGTGCCGTTTTCGGGCGGATTGGCCGCGACCGGGGACTACGCTGAAGCCATGGATGGCAAAGCCGGGAGTGCGGACGTGGAGGTTTCAGGTTCTGCCGTTGAACCGACCGGTGCTGCCGGGATCCTGCGGGTGCTGCGGGTCAGCCTCCACGTCGGTTTCGCGGTGCTGCTGCTGGTGGCGGTGGTCCGGCTGCCCGGGGCCGGAATCCACGGCAACGGACCGCTGACGTTGGCCACGGCCATGATTCTGGCGGCCGTCTACGTGGCGGGCACGGTGCTGGAGAAACGCCATGCCCAGGACCCGTCCCGCTTCGACCCGGCACCGTTCGCCGCATGTTGGCTGGCTGCCGCCTGCCTGCTCTGGCTGCTCCTCATCTGGTCCAGCGCCGACTTCGTGTGGCTGGCCTTCCCGCTCTTCTTCTTGCAGCTGCACGTGCTGCCCCGGCGCCTGGCCCTGCCGGCGATCGTCCTCAGCACGGTGCTGGTGATCGTGGCGCTGTGGTTCCACAATCGCGGAACGGCGGATGCCGCCCTCCAACTGCCGATGGTGCTGGGCCCGGCCTTCGGGGCGGCGTTCGCCGTGGTCACCGGCCTTGCCTACCGGGCGCTCTACCGTGAGGCGGAGCACCAGCGGCGGGCGGCCGAAGAGCTCCGCCGGACCCGCGCCGAACTCGCCCGCAGCCAGCACGACGCCGGCACCCTCGCCGAGCGGGCGC from Arthrobacter sp. PAMC25564 encodes:
- a CDS encoding histidine phosphatase family protein codes for the protein MIAPSNGPRPQLWILRHGETEWSKSGQYTGLTDLPLTVEGEQQAVEARKVLETVDFDLVLSSPLRRARRTAELAGYPDAQLEPLAVEWDYGDYEGISSDLIRKDNPDYLIWTHGVPNGESLDDVAARADKIVARVLESGLDNILIVAHGHFSRILTARWLGLDPHEGRHFILGTAKVCTLGWDKKTPAIVRWGL
- a CDS encoding NAD(P)/FAD-dependent oxidoreductase translates to MPDVAVVGSGPNGLAAAVTMARAGLKVHVYEAAPTPGGGLRTAELMEPGHFHDVCSAVHPMALASPFFRQFELSRRISLTVPEISYGSPLVGGRAALAYRSLERTAAGLGRDGGAYHRLMAPLVRRVEGITELTLNQLLRVPRDPVAAAVFGLRTLEQGTRLWDARFREDLAPALLTGAAAHAVAPLPGLAPAGAGLMLGTLAHVGGWPIPQGGSAAIARAMVADIEAHGGVVETGARIGSLAELPPVRATLLDVAPPALLRLAGGRFPGRYRRALEAFRFGNAACKVDFILSGPVPWSAPGLADAGTVHVGGTREEMAEAENLVAAGRHPERPYVLVSQPSRFDAGRAPDGRHILWSYCHVPAGSGVDMAEAVMAQLERFAPGFRDVVIQHRTTTAAGLAEYNENYVGGDFGAGLMDIRGLLRRPVLSPVPWRTPLPGVYLCSSSTPPGPGVTGMPGFHAAKYALADIFKLPVPELAP
- a CDS encoding ABC transporter ATP-binding protein, yielding MNTALNLVNVTLEYPDGDGTLKALDGISLKLDPGVFLSLVGPSGSGKSSLLAVAATLIRPTAGLLVIDGRDAGALSDADRTSLRRDKIGVIFQQPNLLPSLTAVEQLVIGDHLRRKPARKAARRAADLLELVGLGPALDKRPHQLSGGQRQRVNIARALMGSPAVLLVDEPTAALDHERSEAVVRLLRQVTDEFQVATVMVTHDTEFVPLTDAVASMRDGRLSAVRMLSPAAS
- a CDS encoding ABC transporter permease, with the translated sequence MFLAIRDIRFAKGRFALMGGVVALITLLLVLLSGLTAGLGNQSTSAIAALPVDQIVFGAPAGSSPKASFTESEVTRRQLADWAGRGDVASAELLGITQSRFQAIGAGGVPAGTANVAVFGTEEPFGPEETAPRGIAPAPVAEGTVVVGEGVAKELDLRAGSRATVGGSELTVSAVVPDQWYSHTGVVWTSLGEWRKLAHITGSEAAATVIAVTYDAGATADADAANAAAGTVSASREGSFQALGSYRSENGSLLLMQAFLYGISALVIVAFLTVWTVQRTRDIAVLKALGGSSGYVLKDAMVQAVIVLVAGAAAGGGMGVLGGFLAAQAAPFLITPQTTLVPITGIVLLGLAGAALAVRNITRVDPLLALGGN
- a CDS encoding glycosyltransferase 87 family protein, which gives rise to MQETKPAEHRKRARLVIPSRSDLLLRNFTELIGGPMGHRSAPGIVSPGFFTVERVLILLTILAALLGVLIKNYCRSNGWESPGQFYATCYSDFPELFRNRGLGDGVFPFVTHGSFFEYPVLMGFIAGATALLVPGDGASAPRVLAYFDINATLIAAVWIVTVVATARMTRRRPWDAAMVALAPGIVLAGTINWDMWAVGLLAVGMYFFSRNKLVLAGIFIGLGTATKLYPLLILGAILLLALRTGRIRALVVTAGAAVVAWLAVNLPVAALNPEGWKYFYQFTEERPAGYSSAWFAYNLVAGRLGWTPLESEAINALALDLFLLACVLIAVLALTAARRPRIAQLAFLIVAAFILTNKVYSPQFVLWLIPLLALARPRWRDFLIWQAIEGLHWAAVWMYLGQVTSGGVAQHNIDMPYYVLAVVCHMIAIGYLMARVAWDIWEPEYDVIRRHDLDDPHGGPFDRAPDWLRLDLLRPSASLLPWRKAAADA